In Herbinix luporum, a single window of DNA contains:
- a CDS encoding GNAT family N-acetyltransferase — translation MEIKKGSKGFYIGDSEDSPLAEITFIPQDDNKIIVDRTYVSDELSGRGVGKILLKELIEWARKENKKIIPQCSFVKVQMEKNEDYHDMLA, via the coding sequence TTGGAAATTAAGAAAGGAAGTAAAGGTTTTTATATAGGAGACTCAGAAGATAGTCCTTTAGCTGAAATAACATTTATTCCACAGGATGATAATAAAATAATTGTGGATAGAACTTATGTATCAGATGAACTTTCAGGTAGAGGAGTAGGAAAAATCTTGCTGAAAGAGCTTATAGAATGGGCGAGGAAGGAAAATAAGAAAATTATTCCCCAGTGTTCTTTTGTTAAGGTACAAATGGAAAAGAATGAAGATTACCATGATATGTTAGCTTAA
- a CDS encoding DUF3784 domain-containing protein — MWLLIIVGIILIGIGLGVHVFKWYFLISGYNTMSKEKKEKVDIKGLARLLGIYAYINGGLFILAGGLVWLRIKMAYILGYNIFCNFNNLYFN; from the coding sequence ATGTGGCTCTTAATAATAGTAGGTATCATATTAATTGGCATAGGTTTGGGGGTTCATGTATTTAAATGGTATTTCCTAATATCAGGATATAATACTATGTCAAAAGAGAAAAAGGAAAAAGTCGATATAAAAGGGCTTGCCCGTTTGCTTGGCATATATGCCTATATTAACGGTGGCCTTTTTATCTTAGCAGGGGGCCTTGTATGGCTTAGAATTAAAATGGCTTACATCCTTGGTTATAATATTTTTTGCAACTTCAACAATTTATATTTTAATTAG
- a CDS encoding FMN-dependent NADH-azoreductase, with the protein MRKLLYITVNSKPENLSACKTVGRAFVNNFIKKHPDFTIEELDLYKAHIPRLEYQYFQRRNCIIDEEARKKLPEKEQKEIQRIVKLCDQFISAQVYVIAAPMWSLSFPAPLKEYIDCIIQESKTITFPEKGSKPEGLLNDKPRTVIYIQSSGAEIPWVMRPILNRGLNYIEDIMKSMGISNFERLLVDGTGTTEIERLEAINKAKIKIDDIIEKIELKETMLV; encoded by the coding sequence TTGAGAAAATTATTGTATATTACTGTTAATTCAAAACCAGAAAATCTATCAGCCTGTAAAACCGTAGGAAGAGCCTTTGTAAATAATTTTATTAAAAAACATCCGGATTTTACCATAGAAGAGTTAGACTTATATAAAGCCCATATACCAAGACTTGAATATCAGTACTTTCAAAGAAGAAATTGCATTATTGATGAAGAGGCAAGGAAAAAACTACCGGAAAAGGAGCAAAAAGAGATTCAAAGAATCGTTAAGTTATGCGATCAATTTATAAGTGCTCAAGTATATGTTATAGCGGCTCCCATGTGGAGTTTGTCCTTTCCTGCTCCCTTAAAAGAATATATTGATTGTATTATTCAAGAAAGCAAAACAATTACATTCCCTGAAAAGGGAAGCAAACCGGAAGGTCTTCTAAATGATAAACCTAGGACTGTTATCTATATTCAGTCTTCCGGTGCAGAAATCCCCTGGGTTATGAGACCTATACTTAACAGAGGTTTAAATTATATTGAAGATATAATGAAATCCATGGGTATAAGCAACTTTGAAAGACTCTTAGTGGACGGAACCGGCACCACAGAAATAGAAAGATTAGAGGCTATTAATAAAGCAAAGATTAAAATAGATGATATAATAGAAAAGATAGAACTTAAAGAAACCATGCTTGTTTAA
- a CDS encoding nitroreductase family protein, whose translation MEVIFNRRSIRRYKKQAVEEEKIEKILRAAMQAPSAANQQPWEFIVVRDKDNLKKLSEISAYSKMVAEAPLAIVVLGNEDRMRLQHHWEQDLAAATQNILLEAAYLGLGSVWLGVAPMEDRMKFIADVYGLKSKIKPFCVIAIGYPEEGQENKFVDRFDPTRIHYETY comes from the coding sequence ATGGAGGTTATTTTTAACAGAAGAAGTATACGCAGGTATAAGAAGCAGGCTGTGGAAGAAGAGAAGATTGAAAAAATTCTTAGGGCTGCTATGCAGGCACCATCAGCAGCTAATCAACAACCTTGGGAATTTATTGTAGTCCGGGACAAAGACAATCTAAAAAAACTTTCAGAAATCAGTGCATACTCTAAGATGGTAGCAGAGGCACCTTTAGCCATAGTGGTTTTAGGCAATGAGGACAGAATGAGATTACAGCATCATTGGGAACAAGACTTAGCAGCAGCCACACAAAATATCTTATTGGAAGCAGCTTATCTGGGACTGGGATCCGTATGGCTTGGAGTTGCTCCTATGGAAGATAGAATGAAATTTATAGCTGACGTATATGGACTTAAAAGCAAAATAAAGCCTTTCTGTGTAATTGCCATTGGATATCCGGAAGAAGGGCAGGAGAATAAGTTTGTAGATCGTTTTGATCCAACTAGAATACATTATGAGACCTATTAA